The following proteins come from a genomic window of Candidatus Krumholzibacteriia bacterium:
- a CDS encoding 6-bladed beta-propeller, which yields MEDLRIGSYDGPEETIFGRISYLTVGPAGSIYVADDQLETLRAYDADGRFVRTIGRKGEAPGEYLLILGMTVLP from the coding sequence GTGGAGGACCTGCGGATCGGAAGTTACGATGGGCCCGAGGAGACGATCTTCGGTCGCATCTCGTATCTGACCGTTGGCCCCGCGGGCTCGATCTACGTGGCCGACGACCAGCTCGAAACCCTCCGCGCCTATGACGCCGACGGGCGCTTCGTGCGCACGATCGGCCGCAAGGGCGAGGCGCCTGGAGAGTACCTTCTCATCCTCGGCATGACGGTCCTGCCCAA